The Impatiens glandulifera chromosome 3, dImpGla2.1, whole genome shotgun sequence genome contains a region encoding:
- the LOC124928808 gene encoding probable UMP-CMP kinase 2 isoform X1, whose amino-acid sequence MWRRTIRLSSILASSRPSLIIQTETAYRLKISERFCSEVNGGSPARDKTPFITFVLGGPGSGKGTQCARLAEMFGFTHLSAGDLLREEISLNTENGSMILNTIKEGKIVPTEVTVKLIQEAINSSANDKFLIDGFPRTEENRLKYEQIVGGEPNMVLFFDCPKDEMVKRLLSRNQGRIDDNIETIGKRMEVFRAVTLPVINYYSNKGKLYKIMAVGTEDEVFERVKPIFTGLKFGGVMKLNI is encoded by the exons ATGTGGAGGCGCACGATTCGTCTCTCTTCGATTCTAGCTTCATCCAGACCTTCTCTCATTATTCAG ACGGAGACAGCTTATAGATTGAAGATTTCTGAAAGATTCTGCTCAGAG GTCAATGGTGGAAGTCCAGCAAGAGATAAAACACCGTTTATAACTTTTGTTTTAG GAGGTCCTGGTAGTGGAAAAGGTACACAATGTGCAAGGCTGGCTGAGATGTTTGGTTTTACACACTTAAGTGCAGGAGATCTTCTGCGAGAGGAGATATCATTGAATACTGAGAATGG TTCAATGATCCTCAACACAATTAAGGAGGGCAAAATTGTTCCAACCGAAGTGACTGTGAAACTGATCCAAGAGGCTATTAATTCAAGTGCAAATGATAAATTCCTCATCGATGGCTTCCCTAGAACTGAGGAGAACCGCCTGAAATACGAACAAATC GTTGGAGGTGAACCTAACATGGTGCTTTTCTTTGACTGCCCTAAAGATGAGATGGTGAAACGGTTACTGAGCCGGAATCAG GGTAGGATTGATGATAACATAGAGACCATTGGGAAGCGTATGGAAGTGTTCAGAGCTGTAACACTTCCTGTTATCAACTACTATTCCAATAAAGGAAAATTATACAAG ATTATGGCTGTTGGGACCGAAGACGAGGTATTTGAACgagttaaaccaatttttaCTGGATTGAAG TTTGGAGGCGTAATGAAGCTGAATATCTGA
- the LOC124928808 gene encoding probable UMP-CMP kinase 2 isoform X2: MWRRTIRLSSILASSRPSLIIQTETAYRLKISERFCSEVNGGSPARDKTPFITFVLGGPGSGKGTQCARLAEMFGFTHLSAGDLLREEISLNTENGSMILNTIKEGKIVPTEVTVKLIQEAINSSANDKFLIDGFPRTEENRLKYEQIVGGEPNMVLFFDCPKDEMVKRLLSRNQGRIDDNIETIGKRMEVFRAVTLPVINYYSNKGKLYKIMAVGTEDEVFERVKPIFTGLKQSLEA, encoded by the exons ATGTGGAGGCGCACGATTCGTCTCTCTTCGATTCTAGCTTCATCCAGACCTTCTCTCATTATTCAG ACGGAGACAGCTTATAGATTGAAGATTTCTGAAAGATTCTGCTCAGAG GTCAATGGTGGAAGTCCAGCAAGAGATAAAACACCGTTTATAACTTTTGTTTTAG GAGGTCCTGGTAGTGGAAAAGGTACACAATGTGCAAGGCTGGCTGAGATGTTTGGTTTTACACACTTAAGTGCAGGAGATCTTCTGCGAGAGGAGATATCATTGAATACTGAGAATGG TTCAATGATCCTCAACACAATTAAGGAGGGCAAAATTGTTCCAACCGAAGTGACTGTGAAACTGATCCAAGAGGCTATTAATTCAAGTGCAAATGATAAATTCCTCATCGATGGCTTCCCTAGAACTGAGGAGAACCGCCTGAAATACGAACAAATC GTTGGAGGTGAACCTAACATGGTGCTTTTCTTTGACTGCCCTAAAGATGAGATGGTGAAACGGTTACTGAGCCGGAATCAG GGTAGGATTGATGATAACATAGAGACCATTGGGAAGCGTATGGAAGTGTTCAGAGCTGTAACACTTCCTGTTATCAACTACTATTCCAATAAAGGAAAATTATACAAG ATTATGGCTGTTGGGACCGAAGACGAGGTATTTGAACgagttaaaccaatttttaCTGGATTGAAG CAAAGTTTGGAGGCGTAA
- the LOC124928806 gene encoding pentatricopeptide repeat-containing protein At4g25270, chloroplastic has translation MDCQLNQNPSTLMEVLTLRPSSLGVFFSSILCRNSSSSAKRSRQSKVIFRKPKPTPLLTQPKPKTKLEALNKVVVELEKSFDNGIRFDPDIFASLLETCFQLQAFTLCSRIHRLIPEKLLKRNVGLSSKMLRLYAADGQLEVAHQLFDKMFERNVSPFPWNSLISGYSEQGLYNDALALYFQMVEEGVEPDRFTFPRVLKACSGIGSIHAGEEVHRHIVRTGFFRDEFVQNALIDMYAKCGDIVKARAVFDKMTSHDNVSWNSMITGYIHHGLLTEALNVFRESLSFGYEPDSVAISAILTGMPSLKLGAQVHGWVIRRGIVWELSVANCLIFWYSKMGKIVNVRTLFDKMPEKDVVSWNSIISAHYKHTKALDYFEMMEDNNVIPDSITFVSLLSVCAQMGLVKKGEELFLKMKQRYKLEPIMEHYACMVNLYGRAGLINEAYKVITKEMEFDAGPTVWGALLYACSVHGNVEIGEVSGMKLFELEPDNEHNFELLMKIYGEAGRLEDVERVKRMMEERGLC, from the coding sequence ATGGATTGCCAATTGAATCAGAATCCATCCACGTTGATGGAAGTGCTTACCTTGCGTCCTTCAAGTCTTGGCGTCTTCTTCTCTTCAATTCTCTGTCGTAATTCCTCCTCATCTGCTAAACGTAGTCGTCAATCAAAAGTAATATTTAGGAAACCCAAGCCAACTCCACTTCTAACTCAACCCAAACCCAAGACGAAACTTGAAGCCCTCAACAAAGTTGTTGTAGAACTAGAAAAATCATTCGATAATGGCATAAGATTCGATCCTGATATCTTCGCTTCCCTTCTCGAAACATGCTTCCAATTGCAAGCTTTCACTCTTTGCTCTCGCATTCACCGCCTCATTCCAGAAAAGCTTCTCAAAAGAAACGTGGGTCTCTCATCCAAAATGCTCAGACTTTATGCAGCCGATGGACAGCTGGAAGTTGCACACCAACTGTTCGATAAAATGTTCGAACGAAATGTCTCGCCTTTCCCGTGGAATTCACTTATCTCGGGCTATTCTGAGCAGGGTTTGTATAACGATGCATTGGCTCTTTACTTTCAGATGGTAGAAGAGGGAGTTGAACCGGATCGGTTTACTTTTCCTAGAGTTTTGAAAGCTTGCAGTGGAATTGGCTCGATTCATGCTGGTGAAGAAGTTCATCGGCATATTGTCCGTACTGGATTTTTCAGAGATGAATTCGTGCAAAATGCTCTTATAGACATGTATGCAAAATGTGGTGATATTGTGAAGGCGCGAGCcgtttttgataaaatgacgTCTCACGACAACGTTTCTTGGAATTCAATGATCACTGGTTATATTCATCACGGTCTTTTAACAGAGGCATTGAATGTCTTCCGCGAGAGTTTATCATTTGGGTATGAACCAGATTCAGTTGCCATATCTGCTATTCTAACAGGGATGCCGTCTCTAAAATTGGGAGCCCAAGTCCACGGATGGGTTATCAGACGAGGAATCGTATGGGAATTATCAGTGGCGAATTGTTTAATCTTTTGGTATTCTAAAATGGGGAAGATAGTTAACGTCCGCACCCTGTTCGACAAAATGCCAGAAAAAGATGTAGTGTCATGGAATTCCATAATTTCAGCTCACTATAAGCACACAAAAGCTCTTGATTACTTCGAGATGATGGAAGACAACAATGTTATTCCAGATAGCATAACGTTTGTGTCATTGCTGTCAGTTTGTGCTCAAATGGGTTTGGTTAAGAAAGGAGAAGAGTTGTTTTTAAAGATGAAACAGAGATATAAATTAGAGCCAATCATGGAACATTATGCGTGCATGGTAAATCTGTATGGAAGAGCTGGTCTGATTAATGAGGCTTACAAAGTAATAACAAAAGAAATGGAGTTTGATGCTGGTCCAACTGTATGGGGTGCATTGTTATATGCTTGTTCTGTTCATGGTAATGTAGAAATTGGAGAAGTTTCAGGCATGAAACTATTTGAGTTGGAGCCAGATAACGAGCATAATTTTGAGCTTTTGATGAAGATCTATGGCGAGGCGGGTAGATTGGAGGATGTGGAGAGAGTGAAAAGAATGATGGAGGAAAGAGGATTATGTTAG
- the LOC124928809 gene encoding pectinesterase inhibitor 11-like — protein MAKSILFLISLFYAGSITVVISSSTSAATTSFIQVSCRATTYPTVCVQSLAGYASTIQKSHRKLAHTALSVSLEQAQSTRAFVNKLTKFKGLKSKEIEAIQDCLEEMNDSVDRISQSVQELKTIGSSRGQSQDFFWHMSNVQTWVSAALTDDTTCMDGFSDKGFNPRIKASIKTRVTNTAQLTSNALSLINHFAAKF, from the coding sequence ATGGCCAAATCCATCCTCTTCCTGATCTCTCTTTTCTATGCCGGTAGTATTACCGTTGTCATCTCTTCCTCCACCTCCGCCGCCACGACAAGCTTCATCCAGGTTTCATGCCGGGCAACAACATACCCTACTGTCTGTGTTCAGTCCTTGGCCGGCTACGCAAGCACAATACAGAAGAGCCACCGTAAACTGGCACACACAGCCTTGTCAGTGAGCTTGGAGCAGGCTCAGTCCACTAGAGCGTTTGTGAATAAGCTGACCAAGTTCAAGGGTCTTAAGTCCAAGGAGATAGAGGCCATCCAGGACTGTCTCGAGGAGATGAACGATAGTGTGGACAGGATAAGCCAATCGGTTCAGGAGCTCAAAACAATTGGGTCCTCCCGTGGTCAGAGCCAAGACTTCTTCTGGCATATGAGCAATGTGCAGACATGGGTCAGTGCCGCCTTAACGGATGACACCACTTGCATGGACGGATTCTCAGACAAAGGGTTTAACCCCAGAATTAAGGCTTCCATTAAGACCCGAGTCACAAATACTGCTCAGCTCACTAGCAATGCCCTATCCCTTATTAATCACTTTGCTGCAAAATTCTGA
- the LOC124929601 gene encoding probable pectinesterase/pectinesterase inhibitor 60 has protein sequence MILLQFILLVFASPLLRGSEVDQWCDTTPHPQPCRIFMARYNPRHRAEFRDMAIQVALARATHALETAQGLEPQCHSKRTKAVWLDCLNLFRDMVAQLNRTSIGHCNALDAQTWLSAALTNLETCRSGSSDLNVTRFASAMLSNNVSELISNTLAINGATIKNEEAAEGVNEFPDWMTVKERKMLQDASLASKANVVVAKDGSGRFSTVQSGINYAVSSRRGNERVIVYVKRGVYQENVEIASSMGQITLVGDGLKYTIITASRSVKGGFTTYSSATFGVSAPGFIARGVTFRNTAGPQKGQAVALRSSSDLSVIYSCGVEGYQDTLFVLAQRQFFKSCYIYGTIDFIFGNAAAVFQNCIIYARRPLSGQANVITAQGRGDPFQNTGISIQRSQVIAAPDLARVVNSVSTYLGRPWQKYSRTVFLKCYLGSLVNPVGYMPWDNSNFGQDTLYYGEYRNFGPGSSTTKRVNWKGYHVITSSGVASQFTVANMITGQSWLPTTGIPFITGL, from the exons ATGATACTCTTACAATTCATTCTCTTGGTATTTGCATCCCCACTTCTTCGAGGCTCCGAGGTTGACCAGTGGTGCGACACCACTCCCCACCCTCAACCATGTCGGATCTTCATGGCCCGCTACAATCCGAGGCATCGGGCCGAGTTTCGAGACATGGCAATTCAAGTAGCATTAGCTCGTGCTACTCATGCACTCGAGACGGCCCAAGGTCTCGAGCCTCAATGCCATAGCAAGCGCACGAAGGCGGTTTGGCTCGATTGCCTAAACCTCTTTCGCGACATGGTTGCGCAGCTCAACCGTACTAGCATCGGCCATTGTAACGCCTTGGACGCCCAAACGTGGCTCAGTGCTGCGTTGACCAACCTCGAAACCTGTCGTTCCGGATCTTCCGATCTCAATGTCACGCGTTTCGCCTCGGCCATGCTTTCGAACAATGTCTCGGAGCTGATAAGTAACACTTTGGCTATAAACGGGGCTACGATTAAAAATGAGGAAGCTGCGGAAGGGGTGAATGAGTTTCCTGATTGGATGACGGTTAAAGAGAGGAAGATGTTGCAAGATGCATCTTTGGCGTCCAAGGCTAACGTAGTGGTGGCTAAGGATGGGTCCGGAAGGTTTAGTACGGTTCAGTCGGGGATAAATTACGCGGTTTCGAGCAGGAGAGGAAACGAGAGAGTGATTGTTTACGTAAAACGAGGTGTTTACCAAGAGAACGTCGAAATCGCGAGTTCTATGGGTCAGATCACGTTGGTCGGAGACGGACTTAAGTATACCATAATCACCGCCAGCCGCAGCGTTAAAGGAGGATTCACAACTTACAGTTCGGCAACTTTCG GTGTGAGTGCGCCCGGTTTCATAGCCAGGGGTGTTACGTTTCGAAACACCGCCGGTCCACAAAAAGGACAAGCCGTAGCCCTACGATCATCATCCGATCTCTCCGTGATCTACTCGTGTGGTGTAGAAGGTTATCAAGACACTCTTTTCGTACTAGCCCAACGACAATTCTTCAAGTCTTGTTATATTTATGGTACAATAGATTTCATATTCGGCAATGCAGCCGCGGTCTTTCAGAATTGTATTATATATGCAAGAAGACCCTTAAGTGGGCAAGCCAACGTCATAACCGCCCAAGGTCGGGGTGACCCGTTTCAAAACACGGGCATCTCAATTCAAAGATCTCAAGTCATTGCCGCACCGGATCTTGCCCGGGTCGTGAACTCCGTGAGCACGTACTTGGGTAGGCCCTGGCAGAAATACTCTCGAACCGTTTTTCTAAAGTGTTATTTGGGTAGTTTGGTGAATCCGGTTGGATATATGCCTTGGGATAATAGTAATTTCGGACAGGATACATTGTATTATGGTGAGTACAGGAATTTTGGACCGGGTTCCTCCACTACAAAGAGAGTCAATTGGAAAGGTTACCATGTTATAACTAGTTCCGGTGTCGCATCACAATTCACGGTGGCTAATATGATCACAGGCCAGTCCTGGTTGCCGACCACCGGAATCCCTTTTATTACCGGtctttga
- the LOC124928812 gene encoding 40S ribosomal protein S20-2-like codes for MAYAPPNMKQTKPGLEETQEQIHKIRITLTSKNVKNLEKVCGDLVKGAKDKRLRVKGPVRIPTKVLRITTRKSPCGEGTNTWDTFELRVHKRVIDLFSSPDVVKQITSITIEPGVEVEVTIADS; via the exons ATGGCTTACGCTCCTCCTAACATGAAGCAGACGAAGCCGGGTTTGGAAGAAACCCAGGAACAGATCCACAAGATCAGGATCACCCTCACCTCTAAGAATGTTAAAAACCTCGAGAAAg TTTGTGGGGATTTGGTGAAAGGTGCCAAAGACAAGAGATTGAGGGTAAAAGGACCCGTGAGAATCCCCACCAAGGTTCTTCGCATCACAACTAGGAAGTCTCCTTGTGGTGAAG GAACCAACACATGGGACACTTTTGAGCTTCGTGTCCACAAGAGGGTTATTGATTTGTTCAGCTCACCAGATGTTGTGAAGCAGATCACTTCTATTACCATTGAACCTGGTGTTGAGGTTGAGGTCACAATTGCGGACTCATAA
- the LOC124929602 gene encoding AAA-ATPase At3g28580-like, with protein sequence MGSQQGANNLGMAMAIAVFMVILTTFQQFLSSRFRPYAEGFIRRFISSVDPYVQIKFHEDSSDGSLKNSEAFNAIETYLSCCCLSTSSSSRFKAKSVRDIREPILCPDEGERVTDYYQGIELWWEFKERTEDYDRFRGSGRKIKCYTLTFRKTWREKVVNEYVKHVMEEGTAAAANQRQLKLYTNSGHDHGEFGKWKCMKNFDHPATFATLGMEESKKQDIIDDLKWFSNGRDYFRSIGKPWKRGYLLYGPPGTGKSTMIAAMANLLGYNVYDLELTTIRNNASFKGY encoded by the exons ATGGGTTCCCAACAAGGAGCAAATAACTTAGGCATGGCCATGGCCATCGCCGTCTTCATGGTGATTCTCACAACGTTCCAGCAATTCCTCTCCAGCCGTTTCCGCCCTTACGCAGAAGGATTCATTCGCAGATTCATCTCCTCAGTAGACCCTTACGTGCAAATCAAATTCCACGAAGATAGCAGCGACGGAAGCTTAAAAAACTCCGAGGCATTTAACGCAATCGAGACATACCTCAGTTGTTGCTGCCTCTCCACATCTTCCTCCTCTAGATTCAAGGCTAAATCTGTCAGAGACATCAGAGAACCCATCCTCTGTCCAGACGAAGGCGAACGCGTCACCGATTATTACCAAGGAATCGAACTCTGGTGGGAATTTAAAGAGAGGACTGAAGATTACGACCGATTTCGTGGCAGTGGGAGGAAGATCAAGTGTTATACTCTCACATTCAGGAAAACATGGAGGGAAAAAGTGGTCAATGAATACGTTAAGCATGTGATGGAGGAGGGGACGGCGGCGGCTGCTAACCAGCGACAATTGAAGCTGTATACCAATAGCGGACATGATCATGGGGAATTCGGAAAGTGGAAGTGTATGAAGAACTTCGATCATCCTGCAACTTTTGCTACTCTGGGGATGGAGGAATCGAAGAAACAGGACATCATCGACGACTTGAAGTGGTTTTCTAATGGAAGAGATTATTTTAGGAGTATAGGGAAGCCATGGAAGAGAGGTTATCTTTTGTATGGACCGCCTGGGACTGGGAAATCGACGATGATAGCGGCTATGGCGAATTTGTTGGGTTACAATGTTTACGATCTCGAACTGACGACTATAAGGAACAATGCATCGTTTAAGG GATATTGA